In Arthrobacter sp. B3I4, the following proteins share a genomic window:
- a CDS encoding NAD(P)-dependent oxidoreductase, whose translation MNTQRTVAVLGTGIMGAAMARNLLRAGHEVRVWNRDQAKTAPLADAGAQVASSPAEAVAGAEVVVTMLYDAAAVTEVIRQAAPGVSPGTAWVQSTTVGVHDVAALAALAEVVGLDLVEAPVSGTREPAEAGQLLVIAAGPEAVRERVAPVLDAIGARTVWTGEDPSAGSAARLKLVVNSWVIAASNAAGEILALAEALGVEPQQFFNLIDGGGLDLPFLRAKAGLVLEDRLEPASFAVDTSLKDARLILDAAREHGLRLDGAEASAARLARVASQGRSKQDMAAAYYASTQQDA comes from the coding sequence ATGAACACGCAACGCACGGTCGCGGTACTGGGCACCGGCATCATGGGGGCCGCCATGGCCCGGAACCTGCTGCGGGCCGGCCACGAGGTCCGGGTATGGAACCGGGACCAGGCCAAGACCGCCCCGCTCGCCGACGCCGGGGCCCAGGTTGCCTCGTCCCCGGCCGAGGCGGTCGCCGGCGCCGAGGTGGTTGTGACTATGTTGTACGACGCTGCAGCCGTCACCGAGGTGATCCGGCAGGCAGCCCCGGGAGTGAGCCCGGGCACCGCATGGGTGCAGTCCACCACCGTCGGGGTACACGACGTCGCCGCCCTCGCCGCCCTGGCGGAGGTGGTGGGCCTCGATCTGGTGGAGGCGCCTGTTTCCGGTACCCGTGAGCCTGCCGAGGCAGGGCAGCTTCTGGTCATCGCGGCCGGACCCGAGGCGGTGCGTGAGCGCGTAGCGCCGGTTCTGGACGCAATCGGCGCCCGGACCGTCTGGACCGGTGAGGATCCGTCCGCGGGCTCGGCCGCTCGGCTCAAGCTAGTGGTGAACAGCTGGGTCATCGCTGCGTCGAACGCTGCCGGCGAAATCCTGGCCCTGGCGGAGGCACTCGGGGTGGAGCCCCAGCAGTTCTTTAACCTGATCGACGGCGGCGGCCTCGATCTGCCGTTCCTGCGGGCCAAGGCGGGCCTTGTCCTCGAAGACCGGCTGGAACCTGCGTCCTTCGCGGTCGACACCTCCCTGAAGGACGCCCGCCTCATCCTCGACGCCGCCCGCGAGCACGGTCTCCGGCTCGACGGCGCCGAAGCGTCTGCCGCACGGCTGGCGCGGGTCGCTTCCCAGGGCCGGTCAAAGCAGGATATGGCCGCCGCTTATTACGCCAGCACCCAGCAGGATGCCTAA
- a CDS encoding isocitrate lyase/phosphoenolpyruvate mutase family protein, translating into MPTFQELHHAGSPLLLPNAWDVGTGVAFAAAGFPAIGTTSFGIAASAGLPDGGRSSKAATAALVSQLCRLPVHITADIEDGYSDDPAEVAGFVAHLADLGVAGINLEDSTAGHLVDPAAFADKVAAVKQRSPAVFVNARVDNIWFGEQATVDAVLLRAGVYADAGADGIFVPGLVVPEDIRNITAGVGLPVNVLAHPTLTVADLGELGVRRVSSGSLPYRAAVDAAVNVATALRDGRQTPAATSYWEMQARLVSFGNSPRPAPGDDARGADGGGDDGGGEGDRGA; encoded by the coding sequence ATGCCCACTTTTCAGGAACTCCACCACGCTGGCAGCCCTTTGTTGCTGCCCAATGCATGGGACGTGGGAACCGGCGTGGCATTTGCCGCGGCGGGTTTCCCCGCCATCGGCACCACCAGCTTCGGGATCGCCGCAAGCGCCGGCTTGCCGGACGGCGGCCGGTCGAGCAAAGCGGCGACGGCCGCGCTGGTGTCGCAGTTGTGCCGCCTGCCCGTGCACATCACGGCGGACATCGAGGACGGGTACTCCGATGACCCCGCCGAGGTTGCCGGCTTCGTAGCGCACCTGGCCGACCTGGGGGTGGCCGGGATCAACCTGGAAGACAGCACGGCCGGGCACCTGGTCGATCCGGCAGCCTTTGCCGACAAGGTTGCCGCCGTCAAGCAACGCAGCCCGGCCGTCTTCGTCAACGCCCGGGTCGACAACATCTGGTTCGGCGAACAAGCGACGGTGGATGCCGTGCTGCTGCGCGCCGGGGTCTACGCCGACGCCGGCGCGGACGGGATCTTCGTGCCCGGACTCGTGGTCCCGGAAGACATCCGGAACATTACCGCCGGCGTGGGACTGCCGGTCAACGTGCTGGCTCACCCGACGCTGACGGTCGCCGATCTGGGTGAACTGGGGGTCCGGCGGGTCAGTTCCGGCTCCCTGCCGTACCGTGCGGCGGTTGACGCGGCGGTGAACGTCGCGACCGCCCTCCGCGACGGCAGGCAGACGCCGGCTGCGACGTCTTACTGGGAGATGCAGGCCCGTCTCGTGTCATTCGGCAACAGTCCGCGCCCCGCCCCCGGAGACGACGCCCGCGGCGCCGACGGCGGCGGGGACGACGGCGGCGGGGAGGGGGACCGCGGAGCCTAG
- a CDS encoding lmo0937 family membrane protein → MLLWIAIIIAVLWLLGLIGNIGGGFIHLLLVIAVIVLIIHFVQGRSRA, encoded by the coding sequence ATGTTGCTTTGGATCGCCATCATCATCGCGGTGCTGTGGCTTCTCGGCCTGATCGGCAACATCGGCGGCGGGTTTATCCACCTGCTCCTGGTGATTGCCGTGATCGTCCTGATCATCCACTTTGTCCAGGGCAGGTCCCGGGCGTAG
- a CDS encoding VOC family protein: MAALARLAAVSIDCPDPAVLADFYRRLLDAEVFYESADFVALKGAGIMLTLQRVDGYVPPVWPEGGVPKQLHLEFAVTDLEAAERQVLELGARRADPQPNPDRWRVLLDPAGHPFCIMHPIPGA; this comes from the coding sequence GTGGCAGCGCTGGCTCGACTCGCGGCAGTTTCGATCGATTGCCCAGATCCCGCCGTCCTGGCGGACTTCTACCGCCGGTTGCTCGACGCGGAGGTGTTCTATGAGTCCGCGGATTTCGTGGCCCTGAAGGGTGCCGGGATCATGCTGACACTTCAACGGGTCGACGGTTACGTTCCCCCGGTGTGGCCCGAAGGGGGCGTCCCGAAGCAACTCCACCTTGAATTTGCTGTCACAGATCTTGAGGCAGCGGAGCGTCAGGTTCTGGAGTTGGGCGCCCGCCGGGCGGACCCGCAGCCTAACCCGGACCGGTGGCGCGTACTGCTTGACCCGGCAGGCCACCCCTTCTGCATCATGCACCCCATTCCGGGCGCGTAA
- a CDS encoding phage tail protein codes for MPYIVDYEKVSTVGVESSPVADALAGLRANEARYYRNKYGHVFTVHPAGDVPDVVDRVSRILREERDIVLASRPLEATAFEVDGLSMAYVFYESGLAVNVMYSIDDGGKRAVGFKLAEGMEIPEELAARFKFARQKSKLAGVIRGSYFVIKGQY; via the coding sequence ATGCCGTACATCGTTGATTATGAGAAAGTTTCGACCGTTGGGGTGGAGTCGTCTCCTGTCGCTGACGCTCTCGCCGGGCTGCGCGCCAACGAGGCCCGCTATTACCGCAATAAGTACGGCCACGTCTTCACCGTGCACCCCGCCGGCGACGTTCCGGACGTGGTTGACCGGGTGAGCCGCATACTCAGGGAAGAGCGCGACATCGTTCTGGCGTCGCGCCCGCTGGAGGCGACCGCCTTCGAAGTCGACGGCCTGAGCATGGCCTACGTTTTCTATGAGTCCGGTTTAGCGGTCAACGTCATGTACAGCATCGACGACGGCGGCAAGAGGGCGGTCGGGTTCAAACTCGCTGAGGGCATGGAGATCCCGGAAGAATTGGCGGCCCGGTTCAAATTCGCCCGCCAGAAATCGAAACTGGCCGGCGTTATTCGCGGCTCTTACTTCGTCATCAAGGGCCAGTACTGA
- a CDS encoding phospholipase D-like domain-containing protein — MDSDVGTWFLDRAERGNPTTDVQAGGTGSPGWSEGNLVRPLVHGAAYFARLHEELTTLQAGDRVWFTDWRGDADQRLLPDGPSIGDVLAGAARAGVEVRGLVWRSHGERVSAPISGRSNELLSRQINDAGGEVLLDQRVRLFGSHHQKLFVIRRRDDPSRDVAFVGGIDLSHSRRDDADHAGDPQAVDMDPRYGKRPPWHDAALELRGPVVADVLAVFAERWNDPHPLDRHTPYRMLLQRLARMPRHPEPLPAAAPPPPPVGPHAVQLLRTYGVKHPPFPFAPEGERSIARAYAKAFSRARSLIYIEDQYLWSPEVAAGIAEALERNPDLKVIAVVPRYPDSDGPVSGPPKRIGQLRAIRKLREAAPGRVGVFDLENSKGTPIYVHAKICIIDDTWFTCGSDNFNRRSWTTDSELTCAVFDTSAGGGEPQGEGTGREASAPLARGLRLQLWAEHLGLDQGDPRLQDPAAGLDLWNATAEAVDRWHEAGRRPPRPPGQARRHNPEPVSPRQRLWADPISRFIMDPDGRPRRLRGTTEF; from the coding sequence ATGGACAGCGACGTGGGTACATGGTTCCTGGACCGCGCGGAGCGGGGGAACCCGACCACCGACGTGCAAGCGGGCGGCACCGGGTCGCCGGGCTGGTCGGAGGGCAATCTGGTGCGGCCCCTGGTTCACGGCGCGGCCTACTTCGCCCGGCTCCATGAGGAGCTGACCACCCTGCAGGCGGGAGACCGCGTCTGGTTCACTGACTGGCGCGGTGACGCTGATCAGCGGCTGCTGCCGGACGGACCGTCCATCGGTGACGTGCTGGCGGGAGCGGCACGCGCCGGAGTGGAAGTGCGCGGCCTTGTCTGGCGATCCCATGGTGAGCGGGTGTCGGCCCCGATCAGTGGCCGCTCCAACGAGCTCCTCAGCCGGCAGATCAACGACGCCGGCGGGGAAGTGTTGCTGGACCAGCGGGTGCGCCTGTTCGGTTCGCACCACCAGAAGCTGTTCGTCATCCGCCGTCGCGACGACCCGTCGCGCGACGTTGCCTTCGTGGGCGGGATTGACCTGTCCCACAGCCGCCGGGACGACGCCGACCACGCGGGCGATCCGCAAGCGGTGGACATGGATCCCCGGTACGGGAAGCGGCCCCCGTGGCACGACGCAGCGCTCGAACTGCGGGGCCCCGTCGTGGCTGACGTGCTGGCGGTGTTCGCCGAGCGGTGGAACGACCCCCATCCGCTGGACCGTCATACCCCTTACCGGATGCTGCTGCAACGCCTGGCCCGGATGCCCCGGCACCCCGAACCGCTGCCGGCCGCTGCGCCACCGCCGCCACCGGTCGGACCTCATGCCGTGCAGCTGCTGCGCACCTACGGCGTGAAACACCCGCCGTTCCCGTTCGCGCCCGAGGGGGAGCGCAGCATCGCCCGCGCCTACGCGAAAGCCTTCTCCCGCGCGCGGTCCTTGATCTACATCGAGGATCAGTACCTTTGGTCGCCCGAAGTCGCGGCCGGGATCGCGGAGGCCCTTGAGCGGAACCCGGACCTCAAGGTGATCGCCGTCGTGCCGCGCTACCCCGACTCCGATGGGCCTGTCAGCGGGCCGCCGAAGCGGATCGGGCAGCTGCGCGCCATCAGGAAACTCCGCGAGGCTGCTCCCGGCCGGGTCGGCGTGTTTGACCTGGAGAACAGCAAGGGAACCCCGATCTACGTCCACGCCAAGATCTGCATCATCGACGACACCTGGTTTACCTGCGGTTCAGACAACTTCAACCGCCGCTCCTGGACCACCGATAGCGAGCTCACCTGCGCCGTCTTCGACACCTCTGCCGGCGGCGGGGAACCGCAGGGCGAAGGGACGGGGCGCGAAGCTTCCGCGCCCTTGGCCCGCGGGCTGCGGCTCCAGCTTTGGGCCGAACACCTGGGCCTGGACCAGGGCGATCCTCGACTTCAGGATCCGGCGGCGGGGCTGGACCTGTGGAACGCCACCGCCGAAGCTGTCGACCGCTGGCACGAAGCCGGGCGCCGCCCGCCCCGGCCGCCTGGCCAGGCGCGCCGGCACAATCCGGAACCCGTGTCACCGCGCCAGCGTCTTTGGGCAGATCCGATCAGCCGGTTCATCATGGACCCGGACGGCCGCCCGCGCCGGCTGCGGGGCACGACCGAGTTCTAG
- a CDS encoding AarF/ABC1/UbiB kinase family protein, whose translation MPSVRRRRADPAAGTGSTRARYRRILRFAAWQLAVTWWFELLLPRIGLARIAERTRARRMRRFAQRFRVLAADLGGLMIKVGQFLSSRLDVLPPEITAELEGLQDEAPPVPFAAIRDLAEAELGAPLDLVFAAVEEKPIAAASLGQAHRARLLGTDAADTGLDTVVVKVQRPGIEAIVDVDLAALRKVGGWLSHVRLVSKRADMPALVEEFAQTSLEEIDYLHEAENLERFAADFNGDGRVAVPEVVWERTTRRVLTLEDVTAIKITDVAALSAAGIDPAEVAPVFASVMFDQLFTNGFFHADPHPGNMFVTPTTDPAAEHPWKLTFIDFGMMGEVPAGTRSGLRKLLIAAASRDGKGLVAAISDVGVLVPSADTAELERAMTHLFARFGGMGFAELREVDPREFLDFAEEFGDLVRSLPFQLPENFLLIVRAMSLTSGVCSSLDPRFNLWDSVEPYAARLLRDERGNIVQDAGQQALDAAGLALRLPKRLDGLITRIEDGSLSVTSPRLERQLSRLNRTAQRTTSALIFGALLIAGAVVRADDPALGSGLMIVSVVPLLQALWAGQTRR comes from the coding sequence GTGCCGTCGGTTCGCCGGCGCCGGGCAGACCCGGCAGCCGGCACCGGAAGCACCCGCGCGCGTTACCGCCGCATCCTGCGCTTCGCCGCGTGGCAACTCGCGGTGACGTGGTGGTTTGAGCTCCTCCTCCCCCGCATCGGGCTGGCCAGGATCGCCGAACGCACCCGGGCAAGGAGGATGCGGCGCTTCGCGCAGCGCTTCCGCGTGCTCGCCGCGGACCTTGGCGGTCTGATGATCAAGGTCGGCCAGTTCCTGTCGTCCCGGCTCGATGTGCTCCCGCCGGAGATCACTGCCGAACTGGAAGGACTGCAGGACGAAGCGCCTCCCGTCCCGTTCGCCGCGATCCGTGACCTGGCCGAAGCGGAGCTGGGCGCGCCGCTGGATCTGGTGTTCGCCGCCGTCGAGGAGAAGCCAATCGCGGCAGCATCCCTCGGGCAGGCGCACCGGGCACGGCTTCTTGGCACCGATGCCGCGGACACCGGCCTCGACACTGTGGTGGTGAAGGTACAGCGGCCCGGCATCGAAGCGATCGTCGACGTCGACCTCGCCGCGCTGCGCAAGGTGGGCGGCTGGCTCAGCCATGTGCGGCTCGTGTCCAAGCGGGCCGACATGCCCGCGTTGGTGGAGGAATTCGCCCAGACGAGTCTCGAAGAAATCGACTACCTCCATGAGGCGGAAAACCTGGAGCGCTTTGCCGCTGATTTTAACGGCGACGGCAGGGTGGCGGTGCCTGAGGTCGTTTGGGAACGGACGACCCGGCGCGTGCTCACCCTCGAGGATGTCACCGCAATCAAGATCACCGACGTTGCGGCGCTTTCTGCGGCGGGCATCGACCCGGCGGAAGTCGCCCCGGTCTTCGCCTCTGTCATGTTCGACCAGCTGTTCACGAACGGCTTTTTCCACGCCGATCCGCATCCGGGCAATATGTTCGTCACGCCGACAACCGATCCGGCCGCGGAGCACCCCTGGAAGCTGACTTTCATCGACTTCGGCATGATGGGCGAGGTTCCGGCCGGAACCCGCAGCGGCCTGCGGAAACTGCTGATCGCGGCGGCTTCGCGGGACGGCAAGGGCTTGGTGGCCGCCATCAGCGACGTGGGCGTGCTGGTCCCTTCCGCGGATACGGCCGAGCTCGAACGGGCCATGACGCACCTCTTCGCCCGCTTCGGCGGAATGGGCTTCGCGGAGCTCCGGGAGGTGGACCCGCGGGAGTTCCTCGACTTCGCGGAGGAGTTCGGCGACCTGGTCCGGTCCCTGCCGTTCCAGCTGCCGGAAAATTTCCTGCTCATCGTCCGGGCGATGTCACTGACCTCGGGGGTGTGCAGTTCGCTGGACCCACGGTTCAACCTGTGGGACTCCGTTGAACCCTATGCGGCACGGCTGCTGCGCGACGAACGCGGCAACATTGTGCAGGATGCCGGGCAACAGGCTCTCGACGCCGCCGGCCTGGCGCTGCGTCTGCCGAAACGGCTGGACGGGCTCATCACCCGGATCGAAGATGGTTCACTGTCGGTTACCAGCCCGCGCCTGGAGCGACAGCTGTCCCGGCTTAACCGAACAGCGCAAAGGACAACGTCGGCGCTGATCTTCGGCGCCCTGCTCATCGCAGGTGCGGTGGTCCGGGCGGACGACCCAGCGCTGGGCAGCGGGCTGATGATCGTCTCGGTGGTGCCGCTCCTGCAGGCGCTCTGGGCGGGTCAAACGCGGCGGTGA
- a CDS encoding GAF domain-containing protein yields the protein MLAALGAAGKFLLSPERAEAERLESLRVTDLLATGPEESFDRVVTAARAFFDVSAASLSLITDDAQVLKSVVGPLEERTPRDIALCTQTVKRNSMLVINDTHTDSRFAANPLVVGEPYIRFYAGYPLHGPRGWNIGTLCIIDQQPRAFPPPEQQVLRTLAAVVQQHIDARA from the coding sequence ATGTTGGCGGCGTTGGGCGCCGCCGGCAAGTTCCTGCTGAGCCCTGAAAGGGCCGAGGCAGAACGCTTGGAATCCTTGCGCGTGACCGACCTGCTTGCTACCGGCCCGGAGGAATCGTTTGACCGGGTGGTAACTGCCGCCCGGGCCTTCTTTGATGTCAGTGCCGCGTCGTTGTCGCTGATCACCGACGACGCCCAGGTTCTCAAATCCGTGGTGGGACCGCTCGAGGAGAGAACACCCCGGGACATTGCGCTCTGCACCCAGACAGTCAAGCGGAACTCGATGCTGGTCATCAATGACACGCATACCGATTCCCGGTTCGCCGCCAATCCGCTCGTCGTCGGAGAGCCGTATATACGTTTCTACGCCGGTTATCCCCTGCACGGGCCGCGCGGCTGGAACATCGGAACGCTTTGCATCATCGACCAGCAACCCAGGGCCTTCCCGCCGCCCGAGCAGCAGGTACTCCGGACCCTGGCCGCGGTCGTCCAGCAGCACATCGACGCCCGCGCATGA
- a CDS encoding DUF427 domain-containing protein: MIRRHSLPGFSRRPRPDKPGAGQESVWDYPRPPKVEPRAERVVVRLGGQTIADTTDAVRVLETSHPPVYYLPVDAFPPGVLVPVKGSTFCEFKGEARYFDVVAGAVVAPRAGWTYPDPAPGFEDLSTRVALYPGRMDSCEVDGERVTSQEGDFYGGWITSRIVGPFKGGPGTAGW, from the coding sequence ATGATCCGCCGTCACAGTCTGCCCGGCTTCTCCCGGCGTCCCCGGCCCGATAAACCCGGGGCTGGTCAGGAATCGGTGTGGGACTATCCGCGGCCGCCAAAAGTCGAACCCCGCGCTGAACGGGTCGTCGTCCGGCTTGGCGGGCAGACGATTGCCGACACCACCGACGCAGTTCGAGTTCTTGAGACCAGCCACCCGCCTGTCTACTACCTGCCGGTCGACGCCTTTCCTCCTGGTGTACTGGTCCCGGTCAAGGGCAGCACCTTCTGTGAGTTCAAGGGGGAAGCCCGTTACTTCGACGTCGTCGCTGGAGCCGTCGTCGCTCCCCGTGCAGGCTGGACCTACCCCGACCCCGCCCCTGGCTTCGAGGACCTCAGCACCCGCGTCGCGCTCTATCCGGGCCGAATGGACTCCTGCGAGGTCGACGGCGAGCGGGTGACCAGCCAGGAAGGTGACTTCTACGGCGGTTGGATCACCAGCCGCATTGTTGGTCCGTTCAAAGGCGGCCCGGGCACCGCCGGCTGGTAA
- a CDS encoding 4Fe-4S dicluster domain-containing protein — MGQLAGPTDPTADAHWEHNHPRKGFFTDTSICIGCKACEVACKEWNHNPQDGNLELLGSSYDNTGSLGASTWRHVAFIEQGQERIAEARESGRALVSLGMPRIGPPTLPAVTDLADADTTPPDTADFRWLMSSDVCKHCTHAGCLDVCPTGALFRTEFGTVVVQDDVCNGCGTCVAGCPFGVIERRSNGTVKVAGSREEQHDKHADVPNAGVAQKCTLCYDRLVADETPACAKACPTTSIKFGDHDDMVETARERVADLHSKGMTEARLYGANELDGVGGTGSVFLLLDEPEVYGLPPDPRVPTADLPKMYRQAGLAVAGMAAAAAVAFLGARS; from the coding sequence ATGGGCCAGCTGGCCGGACCAACCGACCCCACCGCCGATGCCCACTGGGAGCACAACCATCCGCGCAAGGGGTTCTTCACTGACACCTCGATCTGCATCGGCTGCAAGGCGTGCGAAGTTGCCTGCAAAGAGTGGAACCACAACCCGCAGGACGGAAACCTCGAACTGCTCGGGTCCTCCTACGACAACACCGGATCGCTGGGTGCCAGCACCTGGCGGCATGTCGCCTTCATCGAACAGGGCCAGGAACGCATTGCCGAGGCACGGGAATCAGGCCGCGCCCTGGTCAGCCTGGGTATGCCGCGCATCGGTCCTCCGACCCTGCCCGCCGTGACGGACCTCGCAGACGCCGATACCACCCCGCCGGACACGGCAGACTTCCGCTGGCTGATGTCCTCTGACGTCTGCAAGCACTGCACGCACGCCGGATGCCTCGACGTCTGCCCCACCGGCGCGTTGTTCCGCACCGAGTTCGGCACCGTGGTGGTCCAGGACGACGTCTGCAACGGCTGCGGAACGTGCGTGGCCGGGTGCCCCTTCGGCGTGATCGAGCGCCGCAGCAACGGCACGGTGAAGGTCGCCGGCAGCAGGGAAGAACAGCACGACAAGCATGCCGACGTCCCCAACGCGGGCGTCGCGCAGAAGTGCACGCTGTGTTACGACCGGCTGGTGGCCGACGAGACGCCCGCCTGCGCGAAGGCCTGCCCGACGACGTCCATCAAGTTCGGCGACCATGACGACATGGTGGAGACGGCCCGGGAACGGGTCGCCGACCTGCACTCAAAGGGCATGACCGAAGCGCGGCTTTACGGCGCCAATGAACTCGACGGCGTCGGCGGAACCGGTTCGGTCTTCCTGCTGCTCGACGAACCCGAGGTCTACGGCCTTCCGCCGGACCCGCGGGTGCCGACCGCCGATCTGCCGAAGATGTACCGGCAGGCCGGCTTGGCGGTAGCGGGCATGGCTGCCGCCGCCGCGGTGGCTTTCCTGGGGGCGCGCTCGTGA
- the nrfD gene encoding NrfD/PsrC family molybdoenzyme membrane anchor subunit: MTLSEFDSFRPAEPARRRREGGKRGTGRRRDNGDGSREMPMVPEPEFSSYYGRPVVKPAPWGDDVAIYLFLGGVAGGSALLGLGGQLTGRPALRRNARLSSLAAVSLGAVALVRDLGRPERFLNMLRTFKVTSPMSVGSWILSAFSAGTAVSAVAEIDRMIGARLPLGPLRTVLRAVEGPAGFEAALFAGPLAAYTAVLLGDTATPTWNAAHEELPFVFVSSAALASSGLAMITTPVREAGPARTLAVLGVLGDVIAMRVMEHRMDPVAAEPLHQGKAGTMLKWSERLAAAGGLGTLLGGRNRAVAAASGLALLAASALTRFGVFEAGLASARDPRYTIEPQKNRLAARRAAGITGDSITTAV, from the coding sequence GTGACGCTTTCAGAATTCGACAGCTTCCGGCCAGCAGAGCCTGCCCGGCGCCGCCGGGAGGGAGGCAAACGTGGCACCGGCCGCCGCCGTGACAACGGTGACGGTTCCCGCGAGATGCCTATGGTTCCGGAGCCTGAGTTTAGCTCCTACTATGGCCGTCCGGTGGTCAAGCCGGCGCCGTGGGGCGACGACGTCGCGATTTACTTGTTCCTTGGCGGGGTCGCGGGCGGTTCGGCGCTGCTTGGCCTCGGCGGCCAGCTGACGGGGCGGCCGGCGCTGCGCCGGAACGCCCGGCTGAGTTCCTTGGCCGCAGTGAGTCTCGGTGCCGTGGCCCTGGTGAGGGACCTGGGCCGGCCGGAACGTTTCCTGAACATGCTGCGGACCTTCAAGGTGACCTCGCCGATGAGTGTGGGGTCGTGGATCCTCAGCGCCTTCAGTGCCGGCACGGCCGTCTCAGCGGTCGCTGAGATCGACCGGATGATCGGCGCGCGGTTGCCGCTGGGTCCCCTGCGGACTGTGCTGAGGGCCGTGGAGGGACCGGCCGGCTTTGAGGCCGCGCTGTTTGCCGGGCCGCTGGCCGCGTACACGGCGGTCCTGCTCGGCGACACCGCAACCCCGACGTGGAACGCCGCGCATGAGGAACTGCCCTTCGTTTTTGTGAGCTCGGCGGCCCTCGCCTCTTCCGGGCTCGCCATGATTACGACTCCGGTACGGGAGGCGGGTCCGGCCCGGACGCTCGCCGTGCTCGGCGTCCTGGGCGACGTGATCGCCATGCGGGTCATGGAGCACCGGATGGACCCGGTAGCGGCCGAGCCCCTGCACCAGGGGAAGGCGGGGACGATGCTGAAATGGAGCGAGCGGCTCGCGGCCGCCGGCGGCCTGGGCACGCTGCTGGGCGGACGGAACCGGGCCGTGGCGGCAGCGTCCGGACTGGCACTGCTGGCCGCCTCGGCGCTGACCCGGTTCGGGGTGTTCGAAGCGGGCCTGGCCTCGGCCAGGGACCCGCGCTACACGATCGAACCGCAGAAGAACCGGCTCGCCGCCCGCCGGGCCGCCGGCATCACCGGCGATTCGATCACCACCGCCGTCTGA
- the selD gene encoding selenide, water dikinase SelD, whose product MSPQLQDDAHGAVRLTGFAHGGGCACKIPPGELEEAVRGLTGQPGADVLVGLDSGDDAAAVLVRGDLAVLSTADFFTPVVDDAFDWGRIAAANALSDIYAMGGRPIMAINLVGWPRDVLPMELMTEVLRGGLSVASEAACPVLGGHSIDDPEPKYGMAVTGVAHPDRLLRNDAALPGLPLTLTKPIGVGLLNNRHKQTGEVFAEAVATMTRLNRDAAEAAVLAGVVAATDVTGFGLLGHLHKMCRASGVGAVIDRRAVPLVDGAREALRDGFVSGGTRRNLDWVRPHLRAAAGVTEDDLLLLADAQTSGGLLVVGEVPGYPVIGHTDAGQGIEIR is encoded by the coding sequence ATCAGTCCGCAACTTCAAGACGACGCCCACGGCGCTGTCCGGCTCACCGGCTTCGCGCACGGCGGCGGCTGTGCGTGCAAAATTCCGCCCGGCGAACTCGAAGAAGCGGTCCGCGGCCTCACCGGCCAGCCCGGCGCTGACGTGCTGGTCGGTCTGGACAGCGGCGACGACGCTGCGGCCGTCCTGGTGCGCGGCGACCTCGCGGTACTCTCCACCGCAGACTTCTTCACCCCGGTCGTGGACGACGCCTTTGACTGGGGACGGATCGCCGCCGCGAACGCGCTCTCGGACATCTACGCGATGGGCGGCCGCCCGATCATGGCGATCAACCTCGTCGGCTGGCCCCGTGACGTGCTGCCAATGGAGTTGATGACTGAAGTGCTCCGCGGCGGGCTCAGCGTCGCCTCCGAGGCGGCCTGCCCGGTGCTCGGCGGGCACTCCATTGACGATCCGGAGCCGAAGTACGGCATGGCGGTCACCGGGGTCGCCCATCCCGACCGGCTGCTGCGCAACGACGCCGCCCTGCCCGGGCTGCCGCTGACGCTCACCAAACCGATCGGCGTCGGGCTGCTCAATAACCGGCACAAGCAGACCGGCGAGGTGTTCGCCGAAGCGGTGGCGACCATGACGCGCCTCAACCGTGATGCCGCCGAAGCAGCGGTGTTGGCCGGCGTCGTTGCCGCCACGGACGTGACGGGCTTCGGCCTGCTCGGGCACCTGCACAAGATGTGCCGCGCCTCCGGAGTGGGGGCCGTGATCGACCGGCGGGCGGTACCCCTGGTCGACGGCGCCCGGGAGGCATTGCGGGACGGCTTTGTGTCCGGCGGAACGCGGCGCAACCTCGACTGGGTGCGCCCGCACCTCCGGGCCGCCGCCGGCGTCACTGAGGACGACCTGCTCCTGCTGGCCGATGCCCAGACCTCCGGCGGACTGCTCGTCGTCGGTGAGGTGCCCGGCTATCCGGTCATCGGCCACACCGACGCAGGCCAGGGCATCGAAATCCGCTGA